One region of Vidua macroura isolate BioBank_ID:100142 chromosome 21, ASM2450914v1, whole genome shotgun sequence genomic DNA includes:
- the TMEM141 gene encoding transmembrane protein 141 isoform X1 translates to MVNLGIRRVEDDVAAKHPALQQYAACQSHAFMKGIGTFLAGSGAAFAVQKMARQKLPYSPQWSLLLAAGLRRVRGSRCCPHRGAAGTPRSISAAPAAGSLGSYVVTRAETQKCSNFWIYLETGKSLQELAVTGGVSQPSACVTTMMGPQQQGTK, encoded by the exons ATGGTGAACCTGGGCATACGGCGGGTGGAGGATGATGTGGCCGCCAAGCACCCG GCACTGCAGCAGTACGCGGCCTGCCAGTCTCACGCCTTCATGAAGGGCATCGGCACCTTCCTGGCAG GCAGCGGGGCCGCCTTCGCGGTGCAGAAGATGGCGCGGCAGAAACTGCCGTACAGCCCGCAGTGGAGCCTGCTGTTGGCTGCGG ggctcaggaggGTTCGCGGCAGCAGATGCTGTCCCCACcgtggtgctgctggcactcCCAGGAGCATCTCGGCCGCCCCAGCTGCAGGGTCCCTCGGAAGCTACGTGGTAACCAGAGCTGAGACGCAGAAATGCTCCAACTTCTGGATTTATCTGGAGACGGGCAAGTCCCTACAAGAGCTCGCCGTGACTGGTGGGGTGTCTCAGCCCTCAG
- the PAXX gene encoding protein PAXX isoform X5, which yields MAQPAGPFHVLRTRTGRFLCYCGPDGTVYGARRRSSARCSAVETLASSCSPEKNAARSQQLFLPGRHCQGHLPCSCNLLSSPSWRLLVLYPCALLDTLECPQLWLLAATHCPGALPGKAGAGLSVVALRVSGMLRSKAGHCQPQKEGRLCCASRLEAVVDPWLLLGEEAMSGPFLPSVACWSCQAGLLEAPPGHGGTGRAARAPR from the exons ATGGCGCAACCGGCAGGGCCCTTTCATGTGCTCCGAACCAGGACAGGCCGATTCCTCTGCTACTGCGGACCCGACGGCACCGTCTA cGGTGCCCGCCGGAGGAGCTCGGCGCGATGCTCAG CAGTGGAAACATTAGCAtcttcctgcagccctgagaAGAATGCTGCCCGGAGtcagcagctcttcctgccaGGTaggcactgccaggggcacctgccctgctcctgcaatCTTTTGTCTTCTCCCTCCTGGAGGCTGCTGGTCCTGTATCCGTGTGCTCTCCTGGACACTCTTGAGTGCcctcagctgtggctgctggcagccaccCATTGTCCTGGTGCTCTTCCAGGCAAAGCAGGGGCAGGGCTTAGCGTGGTGGCTCTCAGGGTGTCTGGGATGCTCAGGTCAAAGGCTGGGCATTGCCAGCCTCAGAAGGAGGGCAGGCTTTGCTGTGCTTCCAGACTGGAGGCTGTGGTGGATCCATGGCTCCTTTTGGGAGAGGAGGCCATGTCTGGCCCTTTCTTGCCCTCTGTGGCTTGCTggtcctgccaggctgggctcctgGAGGCTCCCCCTGGCCATGGAGGgactggcagagctgccagagctcctAGGTAA
- the PAXX gene encoding protein PAXX isoform X2 has translation MEVWAGELGGCPALGFRCPPEELGAMLRAALGHGAAALSLGPGSATLRLPEEPQCPALALAQLPAAEARSQLQALVFGMAGCIESMERRLEAVETLASSCSPEKNAARSQQLFLPGRHCQGHLPCSCNLLSSPSWRLLVLYPCALLDTLECPQLWLLAATHCPGALPGKAGAGLSVVALRVSGMLRSKAGHCQPQKEGRLCCASRLEAVVDPWLLLGEEAMSGPFLPSVACWSCQAGLLEAPPGHGGTGRAARAPR, from the exons ATGGAAGTCTGGGCCGGGGAGCTCGGTGGCTGCCCGGCGCTCGGCTTT cGGTGCCCGCCGGAGGAGCTCGGCGCGATGCTCAG GGCCGCCCTTGGTCACGGGGCTGCCGCGCTGAGCCTGGGCCCGGGTTCGGCCACGCTGCGACTGCCGGAGGAGCCGCAGTGCCCGGCCCTGGCCCTCGCCCAGCTGCCCGCCGCCGAGGCGCGCAGCCAGCTGCAGGCGCTGGTCTTCGGCATGGCCGGCTGCATCGAGAGCATGGAGAGGCGCCTGGAAG CAGTGGAAACATTAGCAtcttcctgcagccctgagaAGAATGCTGCCCGGAGtcagcagctcttcctgccaGGTaggcactgccaggggcacctgccctgctcctgcaatCTTTTGTCTTCTCCCTCCTGGAGGCTGCTGGTCCTGTATCCGTGTGCTCTCCTGGACACTCTTGAGTGCcctcagctgtggctgctggcagccaccCATTGTCCTGGTGCTCTTCCAGGCAAAGCAGGGGCAGGGCTTAGCGTGGTGGCTCTCAGGGTGTCTGGGATGCTCAGGTCAAAGGCTGGGCATTGCCAGCCTCAGAAGGAGGGCAGGCTTTGCTGTGCTTCCAGACTGGAGGCTGTGGTGGATCCATGGCTCCTTTTGGGAGAGGAGGCCATGTCTGGCCCTTTCTTGCCCTCTGTGGCTTGCTggtcctgccaggctgggctcctgGAGGCTCCCCCTGGCCATGGAGGgactggcagagctgccagagctcctAGGTAA
- the TMEM141 gene encoding transmembrane protein 141 isoform X2, whose translation MVNLGIRRVEDDVAAKHPALQQYAACQSHAFMKGIGTFLAGSGAAFAVQKMARQKLPYSPQWSLLLAAAAGSLGSYVVTRAETQKCSNFWIYLETGKSLQELAVTGGVSQPSENLTSAEDRDGAATLVRRNRYGDVVE comes from the exons ATGGTGAACCTGGGCATACGGCGGGTGGAGGATGATGTGGCCGCCAAGCACCCG GCACTGCAGCAGTACGCGGCCTGCCAGTCTCACGCCTTCATGAAGGGCATCGGCACCTTCCTGGCAG GCAGCGGGGCCGCCTTCGCGGTGCAGAAGATGGCGCGGCAGAAACTGCCGTACAGCCCGCAGTGGAGCCTGCTGTTGGCTGCGG CTGCAGGGTCCCTCGGAAGCTACGTGGTAACCAGAGCTGAGACGCAGAAATGCTCCAACTTCTGGATTTATCTGGAGACGGGCAAGTCCCTACAAGAGCTCGCCGTGACTGGTGGGGTGTCTCAGCCCTCAG AAAACCTGACTAGTGCAGAGGACAGGGACGGCGCTGCAACACTGGTGAGGAGGAACAGGTACGGTGATGTGGTGGAGTAG
- the CLIC3 gene encoding chloride intracellular channel protein 3 isoform X1, producing the protein MAENPQIQLFIKASEDGESIGHCPFCQRLFMVLLLKGVPFTLTTVDVKRALDVLKDFAPGAQLPVLLYNGEPKTDTITIEEFLEDQLGPPMCPSLVPQYPESSLAGNNIFHKFSAFIKNPVPAQDEALQRSLLRALLKLDEYLSAPLEHELAQDPHLRASQRHFLDGDHLTLADCNLLPKLNIVQVVCQHYRQFGIPKDLHGVWRYLNSASETKEFKYTCPNSQEIIQAYRSVVRAPQ; encoded by the exons ATGGctgaaaacccccaaatccagcTCTTCATCAAG GCAAGCGAGGATGGGGAGAGCATAGGGCACTGCCCCTTCTGCCAGCGGCTCTtcatggtgctgctgctcaaaGGAGTGCCCTTCACCCTCACCACTGTGGACGTGAAGAG GGCGCTGGATGTGCTGAAGGACTTCGCACCAGGCGCTCAGCTGCCCGTCCTCCTCTACAACGGCGAGCCCAAGACTGACACCATCACCATTGAGGAGTTCCTGGAGGACCAGCTGGGCCCCCCCAT GTGCCCCAGTCTGGTCCCGCAGTACCCGGAGTCAAGCCTGGCTGGGAACAACATTTTCCACAAATTCTCTGCCTTCATCAAGAACCCGGTACCTGCCCAGGACGAGG CGCTGCAGCGGAGCCTGCTGCGGGCCTTGCTGAAGCTGGATGAGTACCTGAGCGCCCCTCTAGAGCACGAGCTGGCTCAGGACCCCCACCTCCGGGCCTCCCAGCGCCATTTCCTTGATGGAGACCACCTCACATTGGCTGACTGCAACCTGCTGCCGAAGCTCAACATTGTTCAG GTCGTGTGCCAGCACTACCGCCAGTTTGGGATCCCCAAGGACCTGCACGGTGTGTGGCGGTACCTCAACAGTGCCAGTGAAACCAAGGAGTTCAAATACACCTGCCCCAATAGCCAAGAGATTATACAAGCCTATCGTTCCGTGGTCCGGGCACCGCAGTGA
- the PAXX gene encoding protein PAXX isoform X6 has translation MAQPAGPFHVLRTRTGRFLCYCGPDGTVYVTDAMEVWAGELGGCPALGFRCPPEELGAMLRAALGHGAAALSLGPGSATLRLPEEPQCPALALAQLPAAEARSQLQALVFGMAGCIESMERRLEALRRMLPGVSSSSCQTPAPGRVRLLAQLCQPKGRYQGSLSLTQVSKGQCWGWMLLAGHPAGSAPKLRGSRAWGS, from the exons ATGGCGCAACCGGCAGGGCCCTTTCATGTGCTCCGAACCAGGACAGGCCGATTCCTCTGCTACTGCGGACCCGACGGCACCGTCTA TGTGACCGACGCGATGGAAGTCTGGGCCGGGGAGCTCGGTGGCTGCCCGGCGCTCGGCTTT cGGTGCCCGCCGGAGGAGCTCGGCGCGATGCTCAG GGCCGCCCTTGGTCACGGGGCTGCCGCGCTGAGCCTGGGCCCGGGTTCGGCCACGCTGCGACTGCCGGAGGAGCCGCAGTGCCCGGCCCTGGCCCTCGCCCAGCTGCCCGCCGCCGAGGCGCGCAGCCAGCTGCAGGCGCTGGTCTTCGGCATGGCCGGCTGCATCGAGAGCATGGAGAGGCGCCTGGAAG ccctgagaAGAATGCTGCCCGGAGtcagcagctcttcctgccaG ACCCCAGCCCCAGGAAGAGTAAGGCTTCTGGCTCAGCTTTGCCAGCCAAAAGGAAGGTACCAGGGGAGTCTCTCATTAACCCAGGTTTCAAAAGgtcagtgctggggctggatgCTGCTCGCTGGGCACCCTGCGGGCTCTGCTCCGAAGTTACGGGGCAGCAGGGCTTGGGGCTCGTGA
- the CLIC3 gene encoding chloride intracellular channel protein 3 isoform X2, whose amino-acid sequence MAENPQIQLFIKASEDGESIGHCPFCQRLFMVLLLKGVPFTLTTVDVKRCPSLVPQYPESSLAGNNIFHKFSAFIKNPVPAQDEALQRSLLRALLKLDEYLSAPLEHELAQDPHLRASQRHFLDGDHLTLADCNLLPKLNIVQVVCQHYRQFGIPKDLHGVWRYLNSASETKEFKYTCPNSQEIIQAYRSVVRAPQ is encoded by the exons ATGGctgaaaacccccaaatccagcTCTTCATCAAG GCAAGCGAGGATGGGGAGAGCATAGGGCACTGCCCCTTCTGCCAGCGGCTCTtcatggtgctgctgctcaaaGGAGTGCCCTTCACCCTCACCACTGTGGACGTGAAGAG GTGCCCCAGTCTGGTCCCGCAGTACCCGGAGTCAAGCCTGGCTGGGAACAACATTTTCCACAAATTCTCTGCCTTCATCAAGAACCCGGTACCTGCCCAGGACGAGG CGCTGCAGCGGAGCCTGCTGCGGGCCTTGCTGAAGCTGGATGAGTACCTGAGCGCCCCTCTAGAGCACGAGCTGGCTCAGGACCCCCACCTCCGGGCCTCCCAGCGCCATTTCCTTGATGGAGACCACCTCACATTGGCTGACTGCAACCTGCTGCCGAAGCTCAACATTGTTCAG GTCGTGTGCCAGCACTACCGCCAGTTTGGGATCCCCAAGGACCTGCACGGTGTGTGGCGGTACCTCAACAGTGCCAGTGAAACCAAGGAGTTCAAATACACCTGCCCCAATAGCCAAGAGATTATACAAGCCTATCGTTCCGTGGTCCGGGCACCGCAGTGA
- the PAXX gene encoding protein PAXX isoform X3, which produces MAQPAGPFHVLRTRTGRFLCYCGPDGTVYVTDAMEVWAGELGGCPALGFRCPPEELGAMLRAALGHGAAALSLGPGSATLRLPEEPQCPALALAQLPAAEARSQLQALVFGMAGCIESMERRLEAVETLASSCSPEKNAARSQQLFLPDPSPRKSKASGSALPAKRKVPGESLINPGFKRSVLGLDAARWAPCGLCSEVTGQQGLGLVTLMFPLSPSSKKAPSGVNFEDS; this is translated from the exons ATGGCGCAACCGGCAGGGCCCTTTCATGTGCTCCGAACCAGGACAGGCCGATTCCTCTGCTACTGCGGACCCGACGGCACCGTCTA TGTGACCGACGCGATGGAAGTCTGGGCCGGGGAGCTCGGTGGCTGCCCGGCGCTCGGCTTT cGGTGCCCGCCGGAGGAGCTCGGCGCGATGCTCAG GGCCGCCCTTGGTCACGGGGCTGCCGCGCTGAGCCTGGGCCCGGGTTCGGCCACGCTGCGACTGCCGGAGGAGCCGCAGTGCCCGGCCCTGGCCCTCGCCCAGCTGCCCGCCGCCGAGGCGCGCAGCCAGCTGCAGGCGCTGGTCTTCGGCATGGCCGGCTGCATCGAGAGCATGGAGAGGCGCCTGGAAG CAGTGGAAACATTAGCAtcttcctgcagccctgagaAGAATGCTGCCCGGAGtcagcagctcttcctgccaG ACCCCAGCCCCAGGAAGAGTAAGGCTTCTGGCTCAGCTTTGCCAGCCAAAAGGAAGGTACCAGGGGAGTCTCTCATTAACCCAGGTTTCAAAAGgtcagtgctggggctggatgCTGCTCGCTGGGCACCCTGCGGGCTCTGCTCCGAAGTTACGGGGCAGCAGGGCTTGGGGCTCGTGACTCTGATGtttcctctgtctccttccAGCAAGAAAGCGCCATCTGGAGTGAATTTTGAGGACTCCTGA
- the PAXX gene encoding protein PAXX isoform X7 translates to MAQPAGPFHVLRTRTGRFLCYCGPDGTVYVTDAMEVWAGELGGCPALGFRCPPEELGAMLRAALGHGAAALSLGPGSATLRLPEEPQCPALALAQLPAAEARSQLQALVFGMAGCIESMERRLEALRRMLPGVSSSSCQTPAPGRVRLLAQLCQPKGRYQGSLSLTQVSKARKRHLE, encoded by the exons ATGGCGCAACCGGCAGGGCCCTTTCATGTGCTCCGAACCAGGACAGGCCGATTCCTCTGCTACTGCGGACCCGACGGCACCGTCTA TGTGACCGACGCGATGGAAGTCTGGGCCGGGGAGCTCGGTGGCTGCCCGGCGCTCGGCTTT cGGTGCCCGCCGGAGGAGCTCGGCGCGATGCTCAG GGCCGCCCTTGGTCACGGGGCTGCCGCGCTGAGCCTGGGCCCGGGTTCGGCCACGCTGCGACTGCCGGAGGAGCCGCAGTGCCCGGCCCTGGCCCTCGCCCAGCTGCCCGCCGCCGAGGCGCGCAGCCAGCTGCAGGCGCTGGTCTTCGGCATGGCCGGCTGCATCGAGAGCATGGAGAGGCGCCTGGAAG ccctgagaAGAATGCTGCCCGGAGtcagcagctcttcctgccaG ACCCCAGCCCCAGGAAGAGTAAGGCTTCTGGCTCAGCTTTGCCAGCCAAAAGGAAGGTACCAGGGGAGTCTCTCATTAACCCAGGTTTCAAAAG CAAGAAAGCGCCATCTGGAGTGA
- the ENTPD2 gene encoding ectonucleoside triphosphate diphosphohydrolase 2, with the protein MARRLAALLLLLALGCLLGILVLLLGSGDTRGPPGFKYGIVLDAGSSHTAMFIYKWPADKENDTGVVSEHGMCDVEGPGISSYSSNPLAAGTSLEHCLNQALRDVPKEKHASTPLYLGATAGMRLLNIADPQASDAVLGAAAATLKTYPFDFRGAKILSGEEEGVFGWVTANYLLENFIKRGWLGEWIQPQKKTLGAMDFGGASTQITFETMDTIENPRNEVMLKLYGQAYKVYTHSFLCYGRDQVLKRLLSKFLQAESYQETVSHPCWPMGYNKSLLMSSIYDSPCTEKERPSLSLNTTVTLVGTGNGNLCALHVSKLFDFTNCSFSHCSFDGVFQPKVSGNFIAFSAFFYTVDFIQTVMGRPVHLPSDLKDAAETICATSWSKLLLKAPKLEKRLPDYCAVSTFVYLLTTKGYSFNNHSFPNIAFQKKAGETSIGWALGYMLNLTNMIPAEKPSSHKSMLYNYWVILILLFVVTTLTSLVTAICLLRHSKSSII; encoded by the exons TACGGCATTGTGCTGGATGCTGGGTCCTCCCACACCGCCATGTTCATCTACAAGTGGCCTGCAGACAAGGAGAATGACACCGGGGTGGTCAGCGAGCACGGCATGTGTGATGTGGAGG GTCCTGGCATCTCCAGCTACAGCTCGAACCCTCTGGCAGCTGGGACAAGCCTGGAGCACTGCCTGAACCAGGCCCTGAGAGATGTGCCCAAGGAGAAGCACGCGAGCACCCCGCTTTACCTGGGCGCCACGGCTGGCATGCGCCTGCTCAA CATTGCGGACCCACAGGCATCGGACGCTGTCCtcggagctgcagcagccacgcTGAAGACATACCCCTTTGATTTCCGTGGAGCAAAGATCCTGtcaggggaagaggaaggggtCTTTGGCTGGGTCACTGCAAACTATCTTCTGGAGAACTTCATCAAG CGTGGATGGCTCGGAGAATGGATCCAGCCTCAGAAGAAGACCCTGGGGGCCATGGACTTTGGAGGTGCTTCCACACAGATCACCTTTGAAACCATGGACACAATTGAAAACCCCAGAAACGAAGTGATGTTGAAGCTGTATGGCCAGGCATACAAAGTGTACACGCACAGCTTCCTCTGCTATGGGAGGGACCAGGTCCTCAAGAGGCTGCTCTCCAAGTTTCTCCAG GCTGAGAGCTACCAAGAAACTgtctcccatccctgctggcctATGGGCTACAACAAGAGCCTATTGATGAGCAGCATCTATGACAGTCCCTGCACAGAGAAGGAGAGGCCAAGCCTTTCCCTCAACACCACTGTTACCTTGGTcggcactgggaatgggaacctCTGCGCTCTGCATGTCAGCAAGCTCTTTGACTTCACCAACTGCTCCTTCTCTCACTGCTCCTTTGATGGTGTTTTCCAGCCGAAGGTTTCAGGAAACTTCATT GCCTTCTCTGCCTTCTTCTACACGGTGGATTTCATACAGACCGTGATGGGAAGACCTGTGCACCTGCCCAGCGACCTGAAGGATGCTGCAGAGACCATCTGTGCCACCAGTTGGAGTAAG ctgctcctgaaaGCCCCAAAGCTGGAGAAAAGGCTGCCAGATTACTGCGCTGTCAGCACATTTGTGTATTTGCTCACCACCAAAGGCTACAGCTTCAACAACCATTCCTTCCCCAACATTGCCTTCCAAAAGAAG GCAGGAGAAACCTCCATTGGCTGGGCCCTGGGCTACATGCTGAACCTCACCAACATGATCCCAGCAGAGAAGCCCTCCTCCCACAAAAGCATGCTTTACAATTACTGGgtcatcctcatcctgctctTCGTGGTCACCACCCTGACATCCCTGGTGACTGCCATCTGCCTGCTCCGGCACAGCAAGTCCAGCATAATCTGA
- the PAXX gene encoding protein PAXX isoform X4, translating into MAQPAGPFHVLRTRTGRFLCYCGPDGTVYVTDAMEVWAGELGGCPALGFRCPPEELGAMLSPEKNAARSQQLFLPGRHCQGHLPCSCNLLSSPSWRLLVLYPCALLDTLECPQLWLLAATHCPGALPGKAGAGLSVVALRVSGMLRSKAGHCQPQKEGRLCCASRLEAVVDPWLLLGEEAMSGPFLPSVACWSCQAGLLEAPPGHGGTGRAARAPR; encoded by the exons ATGGCGCAACCGGCAGGGCCCTTTCATGTGCTCCGAACCAGGACAGGCCGATTCCTCTGCTACTGCGGACCCGACGGCACCGTCTA TGTGACCGACGCGATGGAAGTCTGGGCCGGGGAGCTCGGTGGCTGCCCGGCGCTCGGCTTT cGGTGCCCGCCGGAGGAGCTCGGCGCGATGCTCAG ccctgagaAGAATGCTGCCCGGAGtcagcagctcttcctgccaGGTaggcactgccaggggcacctgccctgctcctgcaatCTTTTGTCTTCTCCCTCCTGGAGGCTGCTGGTCCTGTATCCGTGTGCTCTCCTGGACACTCTTGAGTGCcctcagctgtggctgctggcagccaccCATTGTCCTGGTGCTCTTCCAGGCAAAGCAGGGGCAGGGCTTAGCGTGGTGGCTCTCAGGGTGTCTGGGATGCTCAGGTCAAAGGCTGGGCATTGCCAGCCTCAGAAGGAGGGCAGGCTTTGCTGTGCTTCCAGACTGGAGGCTGTGGTGGATCCATGGCTCCTTTTGGGAGAGGAGGCCATGTCTGGCCCTTTCTTGCCCTCTGTGGCTTGCTggtcctgccaggctgggctcctgGAGGCTCCCCCTGGCCATGGAGGgactggcagagctgccagagctcctAGGTAA
- the TMEM141 gene encoding transmembrane protein 141 isoform X3: MKGPCRLRHGRGGRGGRKGWVLPGAGPGSLAMVNLGIRRVEDDVAAKHPALQQYAACQSHAFMKGIGTFLAGSGAAFAVQKMARQKLPYSPQWSLLLAAGLRRVRGSRCCPHRGAAGTPRSISAAPAAGSLGSYVVTRAETQKCSNFWIYLETGKSLQELAVTGGVSQPSENLTSAEDRDGAATLVRRNRYGDVVE, encoded by the exons ATGAAAGGGCCCTGCCGGTTGCGCCATGGCCGCGGCGGACGGGGCGGGCGGAAGGGGTGGGTCCtgcccggggccgggcccggcagCCTCGCCATGGTGAACCTGGGCATACGGCGGGTGGAGGATGATGTGGCCGCCAAGCACCCG GCACTGCAGCAGTACGCGGCCTGCCAGTCTCACGCCTTCATGAAGGGCATCGGCACCTTCCTGGCAG GCAGCGGGGCCGCCTTCGCGGTGCAGAAGATGGCGCGGCAGAAACTGCCGTACAGCCCGCAGTGGAGCCTGCTGTTGGCTGCGG ggctcaggaggGTTCGCGGCAGCAGATGCTGTCCCCACcgtggtgctgctggcactcCCAGGAGCATCTCGGCCGCCCCAGCTGCAGGGTCCCTCGGAAGCTACGTGGTAACCAGAGCTGAGACGCAGAAATGCTCCAACTTCTGGATTTATCTGGAGACGGGCAAGTCCCTACAAGAGCTCGCCGTGACTGGTGGGGTGTCTCAGCCCTCAG AAAACCTGACTAGTGCAGAGGACAGGGACGGCGCTGCAACACTGGTGAGGAGGAACAGGTACGGTGATGTGGTGGAGTAG
- the PAXX gene encoding protein PAXX isoform X1, with translation MAQPAGPFHVLRTRTGRFLCYCGPDGTVYVTDAMEVWAGELGGCPALGFRCPPEELGAMLRAALGHGAAALSLGPGSATLRLPEEPQCPALALAQLPAAEARSQLQALVFGMAGCIESMERRLEAVETLASSCSPEKNAARSQQLFLPGRHCQGHLPCSCNLLSSPSWRLLVLYPCALLDTLECPQLWLLAATHCPGALPGKAGAGLSVVALRVSGMLRSKAGHCQPQKEGRLCCASRLEAVVDPWLLLGEEAMSGPFLPSVACWSCQAGLLEAPPGHGGTGRAARAPR, from the exons ATGGCGCAACCGGCAGGGCCCTTTCATGTGCTCCGAACCAGGACAGGCCGATTCCTCTGCTACTGCGGACCCGACGGCACCGTCTA TGTGACCGACGCGATGGAAGTCTGGGCCGGGGAGCTCGGTGGCTGCCCGGCGCTCGGCTTT cGGTGCCCGCCGGAGGAGCTCGGCGCGATGCTCAG GGCCGCCCTTGGTCACGGGGCTGCCGCGCTGAGCCTGGGCCCGGGTTCGGCCACGCTGCGACTGCCGGAGGAGCCGCAGTGCCCGGCCCTGGCCCTCGCCCAGCTGCCCGCCGCCGAGGCGCGCAGCCAGCTGCAGGCGCTGGTCTTCGGCATGGCCGGCTGCATCGAGAGCATGGAGAGGCGCCTGGAAG CAGTGGAAACATTAGCAtcttcctgcagccctgagaAGAATGCTGCCCGGAGtcagcagctcttcctgccaGGTaggcactgccaggggcacctgccctgctcctgcaatCTTTTGTCTTCTCCCTCCTGGAGGCTGCTGGTCCTGTATCCGTGTGCTCTCCTGGACACTCTTGAGTGCcctcagctgtggctgctggcagccaccCATTGTCCTGGTGCTCTTCCAGGCAAAGCAGGGGCAGGGCTTAGCGTGGTGGCTCTCAGGGTGTCTGGGATGCTCAGGTCAAAGGCTGGGCATTGCCAGCCTCAGAAGGAGGGCAGGCTTTGCTGTGCTTCCAGACTGGAGGCTGTGGTGGATCCATGGCTCCTTTTGGGAGAGGAGGCCATGTCTGGCCCTTTCTTGCCCTCTGTGGCTTGCTggtcctgccaggctgggctcctgGAGGCTCCCCCTGGCCATGGAGGgactggcagagctgccagagctcctAGGTAA